The proteins below come from a single uncultured Carboxylicivirga sp. genomic window:
- a CDS encoding IS4 family transposase, which translates to MGKSTIFSGQPIFNQLLTFIDKSEIRKIAKQHGSERYVKKFTTYNHLVVMLFVALEGYSSIREVILGLLANAHKLSHLGLSYLVKRSTFSEANKRRTSKVFEDIYMSVYRKYASSLADSRLQEKELKRLYIMDSSTISLFKDILKGVGRNPKNGKKKGGIKAHTLIKADENVPCLIRYSEAAKHDHLFLAEAMHLPSGSIITFDKGYVDYARYEAFSDKSIWYVTRLKDNALYKARQEFDIPDDADSGVLKDEEIVLLYGSNKTKEHKARRIAYWDNENARVFEFITNNMELAAETIAYIYKKRWQIELLFKQLKQNFPLKYFLGDNENAIEIQIWAAMLANLLIALVKSKLKRNWAFSNMVSIIRQQLMNYINIYAFLENPEKSWLVLIKEDKNKYQNSLFPKI; encoded by the coding sequence ATGGGTAAAAGTACAATTTTTAGCGGACAGCCTATATTTAATCAGCTGTTAACGTTCATTGACAAGAGTGAGATTAGAAAAATAGCGAAACAACACGGCAGCGAACGGTATGTAAAGAAGTTTACGACCTATAACCATTTGGTTGTGATGTTATTTGTTGCATTAGAAGGTTACTCCTCGATACGCGAGGTTATTCTTGGTTTACTTGCTAATGCGCATAAATTATCCCATTTAGGATTAAGTTATCTGGTAAAACGCAGTACTTTTTCAGAGGCTAATAAACGCCGAACTAGCAAGGTCTTCGAAGATATTTACATGTCTGTCTACAGAAAATATGCTTCCAGTTTAGCGGACAGCCGGCTGCAAGAGAAAGAACTCAAGCGATTGTATATCATGGATTCGTCAACTATTTCCTTGTTCAAGGATATTTTGAAAGGAGTTGGACGCAATCCTAAAAATGGCAAAAAGAAAGGCGGCATCAAGGCTCATACACTGATAAAAGCAGACGAGAACGTACCTTGTTTAATCCGGTATAGCGAAGCTGCCAAACACGACCATCTGTTTTTAGCAGAGGCAATGCATTTGCCGTCCGGTTCAATCATAACCTTTGACAAAGGCTATGTTGATTATGCCCGCTATGAGGCGTTTAGCGATAAGTCAATTTGGTATGTTACCCGATTAAAAGACAACGCTCTTTATAAAGCCAGGCAAGAGTTTGATATACCAGATGATGCAGATTCCGGTGTACTAAAAGATGAAGAAATCGTGCTTCTTTATGGTAGTAACAAAACAAAGGAACATAAAGCAAGACGTATTGCATACTGGGATAATGAAAATGCGCGAGTGTTTGAGTTTATCACCAATAACATGGAACTTGCTGCAGAAACAATTGCATACATCTACAAGAAGCGCTGGCAAATAGAGCTGCTATTTAAGCAACTCAAACAAAATTTTCCATTAAAGTATTTTCTTGGCGATAATGAAAACGCAATTGAAATTCAGATATGGGCAGCAATGTTAGCAAACCTGCTTATTGCCCTTGTAAAAAGTAAGTTGAAGCGTAATTGGGCGTTCTCGAATATGGTTTCTATTATCAGGCAACAATTAATGAATTATATCAATATATATGCCTTCTTAGAAAATCCTGAAAAAAGCTGGCTGGTATTGATTAAAGAAGATAAAAACAAGTATCAGAATTCGCTATTCCCAAAAATTTAA
- a CDS encoding efflux RND transporter permease subunit, producing the protein MLSKKSVSSFTIITTFIVLSIIGFAVMPLLNLRLYPGKSKPGITVSYSMRGANAVVIDSEVTSKLEGVLSRIEGVQRLSSRTGSGSGSISLEMDKNEDMDAVRFEVSTLIRQVYPTLPLNVSYPALRVNRPDEDNEKVETLLTFTFNGPGNRSKIGDYANEYIVSQIAEIQDIHSVNVYGSSPRQIDLLFDKEKLKNIGLSEGTIISQIHEYFVYNNLGSVQEQSFMGDVTHMPVVLSGLTTEKFDPQMILIKHEQRLFPLANLVKSIEHEREPDSYYRINGLNTINIVVRCVPRANQMVAAQQVKAKVNQLRNRLPEDYSINISYDSSVQIKEELSKIIFRILSSLFILLFFVLLVSRSGRYMLIITLSIVSNILIAFILYYWLKIEIHMYSLAGITISLGILIDNTIVMADHLRNGKGIGVFRAIVAATLTTMGALIAVFFLDEDMQLRLLDFAWVIIINLGVSLVISLFFIPALIDKLPLVKRKSRNTIKRNRTQLTLTHWYGNTIAFTARFRCILLLIAILCFGLPVNKLPSYLKGEEWYIKWYNNTLGSQVYTEEIKPITDVALGGTLRLFTDKVTHNALSNSNRRTSISVSATMNDGSTLEQTNSIFDKLENFLAQYDEIEQFETRISSPSSASINILFKPEFEFDGFPYTLKSQLETKVIELGSADWSVTGVGRGFDNSLNEAYRNSRIQLYGYNLESLKNYAQKIKNYLVEIPRVEENSIFTNGRSTSGNSIHREYFLELDQERMRRTGISTGRMLNGLRELSNDEDWVMSVTKDNSTQYVYLTPERASVPDFWKINNYPVEVSQTRTARLDELGSFTKEREQDLINKENMEYTMVVEFNFIGSQGQKKYIIGQVEKRIEQELPIGYRIKQQYYQGGFWHDQEEDHTQLWLLLLIAGIIFFICAIVFESLLQPLAVLMMIPLTFIGVFLTFYWFDLGFDQGGYASLLLLSGLTVNSALYILNELNNIRKRYPNLSAIKSYLKAFNNKIVPIILTILSTVLGLVPFLSGGKKEAFWFSLAAGTIGGLIFSLLAIVMILPLFEKGIRKKRDLRKKRKNRKGKKKEKAMDIKELEPVYSELEIQG; encoded by the coding sequence ATGTTATCTAAAAAGTCTGTTTCATCATTCACCATTATCACCACCTTTATTGTCTTGTCAATTATAGGTTTTGCTGTAATGCCCTTGCTAAATCTACGATTATACCCGGGTAAAAGTAAACCTGGTATTACGGTAAGTTATAGTATGCGAGGTGCCAATGCTGTTGTAATCGATAGTGAGGTAACTTCAAAACTGGAAGGCGTATTATCGAGGATTGAAGGCGTACAACGTTTATCGTCACGCACGGGTAGTGGTAGTGGATCCATTAGTTTGGAGATGGATAAAAATGAGGATATGGATGCGGTTCGTTTTGAGGTATCAACTTTAATTCGGCAGGTCTATCCTACTTTACCATTAAACGTTAGTTATCCGGCTCTTCGGGTTAATCGCCCAGATGAAGACAATGAAAAAGTGGAAACCTTACTTACGTTTACCTTTAATGGCCCGGGAAATCGAAGTAAAATAGGTGATTATGCCAACGAATATATTGTTTCTCAGATAGCCGAAATTCAGGATATACATTCTGTAAATGTTTATGGTAGTTCTCCCCGGCAGATTGACCTGTTATTCGATAAAGAAAAATTAAAGAACATAGGATTATCTGAGGGTACCATTATTTCGCAGATACATGAGTATTTTGTTTATAATAACCTGGGAAGTGTTCAAGAGCAATCGTTTATGGGTGATGTAACCCATATGCCCGTGGTTTTGAGTGGTCTGACAACAGAGAAGTTTGATCCACAAATGATACTTATTAAGCATGAACAACGTCTGTTTCCTTTAGCCAATTTAGTCAAAAGCATTGAGCATGAGAGAGAGCCGGATAGCTACTATCGTATTAATGGATTGAACACCATTAATATTGTGGTACGATGTGTGCCAAGAGCCAATCAGATGGTGGCTGCGCAGCAGGTGAAAGCTAAAGTGAATCAGTTGCGCAATAGACTACCGGAAGACTATAGCATTAATATTAGTTACGATAGTTCGGTTCAGATCAAAGAAGAACTGAGTAAGATTATCTTTCGAATATTATCATCCTTATTTATATTGCTGTTTTTTGTGCTGTTAGTCAGCCGTAGCGGCCGGTACATGTTGATAATTACACTTAGCATTGTGTCGAATATTTTAATTGCTTTTATACTTTATTACTGGCTTAAAATAGAGATACATATGTATTCGCTGGCAGGTATTACCATTTCGCTGGGAATTTTAATTGATAACACCATTGTAATGGCCGATCATTTGCGTAACGGTAAAGGAATAGGAGTGTTTAGAGCCATTGTAGCTGCAACATTGACTACGATGGGAGCATTAATTGCGGTGTTTTTTCTGGATGAAGATATGCAGCTTCGCTTACTCGATTTTGCCTGGGTAATAATTATCAACCTGGGCGTATCGTTGGTGATATCCTTATTTTTTATACCGGCTTTGATCGATAAATTACCCTTGGTTAAACGAAAATCGCGCAATACCATTAAAAGAAATAGAACCCAATTAACATTAACCCATTGGTATGGAAATACAATTGCATTTACTGCCCGTTTTCGTTGTATTTTGTTACTGATAGCTATTTTGTGTTTTGGATTGCCTGTAAATAAGTTACCATCCTATCTGAAAGGAGAAGAATGGTATATAAAATGGTATAATAACACACTTGGTTCGCAGGTTTATACCGAAGAGATAAAACCTATTACAGATGTTGCATTGGGAGGAACCTTACGCTTATTTACCGATAAAGTAACGCACAATGCATTAAGCAATAGTAATAGAAGAACTTCAATTAGCGTGTCGGCAACCATGAATGATGGTAGTACTTTGGAACAAACTAACTCGATTTTCGATAAACTGGAGAATTTTTTGGCACAGTATGATGAGATTGAACAGTTTGAAACAAGGATAAGCAGCCCTTCATCGGCAAGCATCAATATATTATTTAAACCTGAATTTGAGTTTGATGGGTTTCCATATACATTAAAATCTCAGTTAGAAACGAAGGTAATAGAACTAGGTAGTGCTGACTGGAGCGTAACCGGTGTAGGTCGTGGATTCGATAACTCATTAAATGAGGCTTATCGTAACAGCCGTATTCAGTTGTATGGATATAATCTGGAGAGTTTAAAAAATTATGCTCAAAAAATTAAAAATTACCTGGTAGAAATACCGCGAGTAGAAGAAAATTCAATCTTTACTAATGGACGTTCCACTTCCGGTAACAGTATCCATCGGGAGTATTTTTTAGAACTGGATCAGGAAAGAATGCGACGAACCGGAATTTCTACGGGGCGTATGTTGAATGGTTTAAGAGAATTATCAAATGATGAAGACTGGGTGATGTCTGTTACAAAGGATAATAGTACTCAATATGTTTATCTAACACCAGAACGAGCATCAGTGCCTGATTTTTGGAAGATTAATAATTATCCGGTTGAAGTTAGCCAAACACGTACTGCCCGGTTAGATGAATTGGGTAGTTTTACTAAGGAACGGGAACAGGATCTGATCAATAAAGAAAACATGGAATATACCATGGTGGTCGAATTCAACTTTATTGGTAGTCAAGGGCAAAAAAAATACATCATTGGTCAGGTTGAAAAAAGGATAGAACAGGAACTGCCCATTGGATATCGTATTAAACAACAATATTACCAGGGAGGTTTTTGGCATGATCAGGAAGAAGATCATACTCAGTTATGGCTACTCCTTTTGATTGCCGGAATCATCTTTTTTATCTGTGCCATTGTGTTTGAATCGTTGTTGCAACCCCTGGCAGTATTAATGATGATACCCTTAACCTTTATTGGTGTCTTTTTAACGTTCTATTGGTTTGATTTGGGCTTCGATCAGGGAGGGTATGCTTCGTTATTGTTGTTAAGTGGGTTAACCGTTAACTCGGCCCTTTATATTCTTAATGAATTAAATAATATACGAAAACGATATCCAAACCTGAGTGCTATAAAAAGTTATTTGAAAGCATTTAATAATAAGATAGTCCCCATTATTTTAACCATCTTATCAACGGTATTGGGATTAGTACCCTTTTTATCAGGAGGTAAAAAAGAAGCCTTTTGGTTTAGCCTGGCTGCCGGTACCATTGGCGGTCTTATTTTCTCACTACTGGCAATCGTAATGATATTACCTTTATTTGAGAAAGGAATTCGTAAAAAAAGAGATCTAAGGAAGAAAAGAAAAAATAGAAAGGGAAAAAAGAAGGAGAAAGCAATGGATATTAAAGAATTGGAACCCGTTTATTCAGAGTTAGAAATTCAAGGTTAA
- a CDS encoding 6-bladed beta-propeller — MINNENNSINTIHINMDKVKEYTTNDLFDSCSAIQLETNDSSLIGQADMIQVYKELLFILDRGQRKILWFNKSGDFVSCLDKIGKGADEYLDICDFYINENNGNIETTDARTYRVYSLNKQLVMRKNIQRETGLFLHNISRIDSDKISCISSIKNSIGYIYSLTNNRILKKQELYPEVHTEYEYLSGIGSFKNGSQSSYLYSNIGCSYISTVDNDGFTPAYSFDFGEDQIDWNDPSFLSKISKLKKAVDIVSFMKELMTTKIYFFWI, encoded by the coding sequence ATGATTAACAATGAAAATAATAGTATTAACACAATTCATATCAATATGGATAAGGTTAAAGAATACACAACAAATGATTTATTTGATAGTTGTTCTGCTATACAATTAGAAACAAACGATTCATCTCTTATTGGACAAGCAGATATGATACAAGTATATAAAGAATTATTATTTATTTTAGATAGAGGGCAAAGAAAAATATTATGGTTTAATAAAAGTGGGGATTTTGTTAGTTGTCTGGATAAAATAGGAAAAGGGGCAGATGAATATTTGGATATATGTGACTTTTATATAAATGAAAATAATGGAAATATTGAGACTACTGATGCTCGCACATATAGAGTGTATAGTCTCAATAAACAATTAGTTATGCGAAAAAATATACAAAGAGAAACAGGTTTATTCTTGCATAATATTTCTCGTATTGACTCCGATAAAATTTCATGTATAAGCAGTATCAAAAATTCAATTGGATATATTTATTCGCTAACCAATAATAGAATATTAAAAAAGCAAGAACTTTATCCTGAGGTACATACAGAATATGAATATTTAAGTGGTATTGGATCCTTTAAAAATGGTTCTCAATCCAGTTATTTATATTCAAATATTGGATGTTCATATATATCAACTGTTGATAATGATGGATTTACACCTGCTTACAGCTTTGATTTCGGAGAGGATCAAATTGATTGGAATGATCCTTCATTTCTTAGTAAAATTTCGAAACTTAAAAAAGCAGTTGATATAGTTAGTTTTATGAAAGAGTTAATGACTACTAAGATATATTTTTTTTGGATATAG
- a CDS encoding efflux RND transporter periplasmic adaptor subunit, which yields MRVIYIFISGLLLFSGCQSSEENKFQTGKRTFTDDVNVVVISVAHKRPFYKEFLNNGTLTSSQRAQLNFGEAGIIVKVNASNGQYVSKGEVIAQVEDVTQRFSFEKASRNVEKCKLSFEESLINQGYTLKDSAWVPENIMKMALIRSGYQDALNDQYIAAYKLRETKVIAPFNGIIADLEAKPNNETSLYKFCCTLINNTVFEVTFPMMESEISQLISGMKVEVVPFAFSEDTIMGKLSEINPKVEENGMVNVKAIVPNKGKELVDGMNVKVMVKKDLGTNLCVPKEAVTLRQERNVVFVAQNDTAYWRYVDVGETNSTYSVIKDGINDGEQVVIEGNFNLAHLSPIKVIKQQ from the coding sequence ATGAGAGTAATTTATATATTTATAAGCGGCTTGCTATTATTTTCAGGTTGCCAATCATCAGAAGAAAATAAGTTTCAAACAGGAAAACGAACCTTTACTGATGATGTTAATGTAGTAGTAATATCTGTGGCACATAAAAGGCCATTTTATAAGGAGTTTTTAAACAATGGAACCTTAACATCCAGCCAACGGGCACAATTAAATTTTGGAGAGGCTGGCATAATAGTAAAGGTGAATGCCAGTAATGGTCAATATGTGAGCAAAGGAGAGGTTATTGCCCAAGTGGAAGATGTTACTCAGCGTTTTAGCTTTGAAAAAGCAAGCCGTAATGTGGAGAAATGTAAACTTTCATTTGAGGAATCATTAATTAACCAGGGATATACTCTAAAAGACTCGGCCTGGGTACCGGAAAATATTATGAAGATGGCATTGATTCGTTCTGGCTATCAGGATGCATTAAACGATCAATATATTGCTGCTTATAAATTAAGAGAAACTAAAGTAATAGCACCTTTTAATGGTATTATTGCTGATTTGGAAGCAAAACCTAATAATGAAACATCCTTATATAAATTTTGCTGCACTCTCATCAACAATACAGTCTTTGAAGTAACCTTCCCTATGATGGAAAGTGAAATTTCTCAATTAATATCAGGGATGAAAGTAGAAGTTGTTCCATTTGCTTTTTCAGAAGATACCATAATGGGTAAGTTATCCGAAATCAACCCTAAAGTTGAAGAAAACGGGATGGTGAATGTAAAAGCAATTGTTCCTAATAAAGGGAAGGAACTGGTAGATGGAATGAATGTTAAAGTGATGGTGAAAAAAGATTTAGGAACCAACCTTTGTGTACCTAAAGAAGCTGTTACCTTACGTCAGGAACGAAATGTTGTTTTTGTAGCTCAAAATGATACAGCTTATTGGAGGTATGTTGATGTTGGAGAAACTAATTCAACCTATTCTGTTATTAAAGATGGCATTAACGATGGGGAGCAGGTAGTGATTGAAGGAAATTTTAATCTGGCACACCTCTCTCCTATTAAAGTTATTAAACAACAATAA
- a CDS encoding TolC family protein encodes MMQIGLQPVLSQEQVLTLNQAIDIARKQSYDAFLSKNAYLVKVLDNESYKKMLFPSLNMSLTPANYDRSISELWDSEEGLYKPYEVQWLSSVGSISLNQPVGFTGGNLNVSSSLRRSMTYYENANDIENYISNPISISYSQNINAVNNYKWRSKLEPLEFEEAKKQFMEDMESTTIETIRLYYNLLDAELNLEIAQLGKNTADTLYLFGKRKLEIGAITRAEYLRLELNKINADISLESRQLSSQDAQIALNNYLELPEETKLICTYSQDIPKVFVSSAMAIEKAYENNPDMLALEQKIIESEKNIRSANANRLTASFSATLGLNQNQGTLSEAYRDLRDRQGVSFSLSLPIIDWGENKRTIQQARLNQKQVEESNRKQKDNLRIEVLKMVQEFNIQGKQVEASCLADSISKVAYKAVQQQFILGQTNIVDLNTSYSDLQSAQNNYMNTLRNFWIQLYSLRKICLYDFQKEEDLSFDEKSIIIE; translated from the coding sequence ATGATGCAGATTGGCTTACAGCCTGTTTTATCACAGGAACAGGTACTGACTTTAAATCAGGCAATAGATATAGCTCGAAAACAATCGTACGATGCCTTTCTTTCAAAGAATGCGTATTTAGTTAAGGTATTGGACAACGAATCATACAAAAAAATGCTCTTTCCTAGTTTGAATATGTCCTTAACGCCTGCCAATTATGACAGATCAATTTCCGAATTATGGGATTCGGAAGAAGGCTTATATAAACCATATGAAGTTCAATGGTTAAGTTCTGTTGGCTCTATTTCTTTAAATCAACCAGTAGGCTTTACTGGAGGAAATCTTAATGTAAGTTCTTCATTAAGGCGTTCAATGACCTATTATGAGAATGCGAATGATATTGAGAATTATATATCTAACCCAATATCTATTTCTTATTCTCAGAATATTAATGCTGTTAATAATTATAAATGGAGATCTAAACTGGAACCTCTTGAATTTGAAGAAGCCAAGAAGCAGTTTATGGAAGATATGGAATCGACTACTATTGAGACTATTCGGCTTTATTATAATCTGTTGGATGCTGAATTAAATTTAGAGATAGCTCAATTGGGGAAAAATACTGCAGATACATTGTATTTATTTGGAAAGAGAAAACTAGAAATTGGGGCAATTACAAGAGCTGAATATTTGCGGTTGGAACTAAATAAGATCAATGCCGATATAAGTTTGGAATCACGACAGCTGAGCAGTCAGGATGCACAGATCGCATTGAATAATTATTTAGAACTACCAGAAGAAACTAAACTGATATGTACTTATTCACAAGATATTCCAAAAGTGTTTGTCTCTTCTGCTATGGCTATTGAGAAAGCATATGAGAATAATCCGGATATGTTGGCTTTAGAACAAAAAATAATAGAGTCAGAAAAAAACATTCGTAGTGCAAATGCTAATCGTTTGACAGCAAGCTTTAGTGCAACATTAGGGTTAAACCAAAATCAAGGGACATTATCAGAAGCCTATCGAGATCTAAGGGATCGACAAGGGGTTTCATTTTCATTATCATTACCTATTATTGATTGGGGGGAAAACAAACGTACTATTCAACAAGCTAGATTAAATCAAAAGCAGGTAGAAGAGAGTAATCGCAAGCAAAAAGATAATCTTCGAATAGAGGTGTTAAAAATGGTTCAGGAGTTTAATATTCAAGGGAAACAGGTTGAAGCTTCTTGTTTGGCAGATAGCATTTCAAAGGTTGCTTATAAAGCAGTACAACAGCAGTTTATATTAGGACAAACAAATATTGTTGATTTAAATACCTCATATAGCGACTTGCAGAGTGCACAGAATAATTATATGAATACTTTACGTAATTTTTGGATTCAGTTGTATTCCTTGAGAAAAATTTGTTTGTATGACTTCCAAAAAGAAGAAGATTTGTCATTTGATGAGAAATCTATAATAATTGAATAA
- a CDS encoding efflux RND transporter permease subunit → MIHFLLKRPIAVIMTFIAVIALGVVSSNLIPISLLPDIAIPEITLQVSVPDKSVKEVESNYVKAIRRQMLQVSHLKDIESTSTNGQGTVRLNFKYGTDINYAFVEVNEKMDALMSSMPSDFERPRIIKASASDIPVFHLSVSLKDTSITEKEQRFMELSEFTEQVIKKRIEQLPEVAMVDISGLEYPEIGLHVDLDKMSTLGIDYQSFQKTLQENDFTLGNIKVRNGMYEFNIKYASLLKNRRDIENLTIKSGNRIFKLSELATVEVAHQTGKGVFIDKTGQSVIMAVIKKSDARMEDLREETAKMMTQLRDDYPRLHFEVSRNQTELLDYSISNLESSLIIGAILAFFIMLFFLKDLKSPVLIGISIPISLLVSMLFFYLLDVSINIISLSGLILGVGMMIDNAIIVIDNINQCYREEKKSIFESCLVGTQEVIRPLISSVLTTCAVFVPLIFLSGISGALFYDQAIAISIGLGSSLIVSITLIPVLFHLFYKRDLNKEDKKSKSWLSKLQIYTGLESGYARVYDWIFTNRLYFLMGTLMLFVVGVIAFSFIKKERFPSMEQKDATLFVDWNRNISINENRTRVEVFLSEVDSLTSQVACQIGEQSFVLDKANQLTTSEASVYFATESSDKRIQIQKQLAEWINKHYPEAIFYFTPPESIFEKLFGNNEAPLEVRLWSSGKNSIPTPDQLQEINLAIYDQSGMNSTEKVPLQEYYEIVPDFERLKLYDISVSYLTDILKKSLNRLSIFKLQRGQYTVPVVLTGKQEDLYSIIQSVRLNNSSNGSIPVSELVSVRRIAGYKLMKGSKDDVYVSLGYDIEDSQINEVTNKIDDIVKKYPDMHVKYTGQLFSNRTLFKELLIVLIVALLLLYFILASQFESILQPFIVFIEIPIDIAGALLLLWLTENSLNIMSMIGLVVMTGIIINDSILKIDTINRLVRDGHEVVTAIHMAGRKRLKPIIMTSATTILAMIPFLWGSDMGSRLQQPLAWTIIGGMTIGTFVSLFFIPLAYYYMHNVTKRIRS, encoded by the coding sequence ATGATTCATTTTCTGTTAAAAAGACCAATTGCTGTTATTATGACCTTTATTGCTGTCATAGCGCTGGGAGTTGTGTCATCCAATCTTATCCCAATCTCGTTATTACCTGATATTGCCATTCCTGAAATTACTTTGCAAGTCTCTGTGCCCGATAAATCTGTTAAGGAAGTAGAAAGTAACTATGTCAAGGCAATCAGGAGGCAAATGCTTCAGGTAAGTCATTTAAAGGATATAGAAAGTACGTCAACCAATGGGCAGGGTACTGTTCGTTTGAATTTTAAATATGGCACCGATATCAACTATGCATTTGTTGAAGTAAATGAAAAAATGGATGCATTGATGTCATCCATGCCTAGTGATTTTGAGAGACCAAGAATCATAAAAGCCTCAGCATCTGATATTCCTGTTTTTCATTTATCCGTTTCGTTAAAAGATACTTCCATAACAGAGAAGGAACAACGGTTTATGGAGTTAAGTGAATTCACTGAACAGGTGATTAAAAAACGCATTGAACAATTGCCTGAGGTGGCAATGGTTGATATCAGTGGTTTGGAGTATCCCGAAATAGGATTGCATGTTGATTTGGATAAAATGAGCACCTTGGGCATTGATTACCAAAGTTTCCAAAAAACCTTACAGGAAAATGATTTTACGCTTGGTAATATCAAGGTTCGTAACGGCATGTATGAGTTTAATATTAAGTATGCATCTCTTTTAAAAAACAGAAGGGATATTGAAAATTTAACCATTAAAAGCGGCAATCGAATCTTTAAATTGAGTGAACTGGCAACAGTGGAAGTTGCTCATCAAACAGGTAAAGGTGTTTTTATTGATAAAACAGGCCAATCTGTAATCATGGCTGTTATTAAAAAGTCAGATGCCAGAATGGAAGATCTGCGCGAGGAAACGGCAAAGATGATGACTCAGTTAAGAGACGATTATCCAAGATTACACTTTGAAGTATCGCGCAATCAAACGGAGTTGTTGGATTATTCCATTTCCAACCTTGAAAGCAGTTTGATTATAGGTGCTATTCTTGCCTTTTTTATCATGTTGTTCTTCCTGAAAGATTTAAAATCACCAGTTTTGATAGGTATCTCAATACCAATAAGTTTATTAGTGAGTATGCTGTTTTTTTACTTGTTGGATGTATCAATTAATATTATCTCCCTATCTGGATTAATTCTGGGTGTTGGAATGATGATAGATAATGCGATTATTGTAATTGATAATATTAATCAATGCTATCGGGAAGAAAAGAAATCAATCTTTGAGTCATGTTTAGTAGGTACTCAGGAAGTAATCCGGCCGCTCATTAGCTCTGTTTTGACTACCTGTGCGGTATTTGTTCCATTAATATTTTTGAGTGGTATCTCTGGTGCTTTGTTTTATGATCAGGCTATAGCTATTTCTATCGGATTAGGATCTTCATTAATTGTTTCCATTACCTTGATTCCGGTTTTATTCCATTTGTTTTATAAGCGAGATCTGAATAAAGAAGATAAAAAATCAAAGAGTTGGTTATCTAAACTTCAAATATATACTGGATTAGAATCGGGATATGCGAGAGTATACGATTGGATATTTACAAATCGATTGTATTTTCTAATGGGTACACTAATGCTTTTTGTGGTTGGAGTTATTGCTTTTTCTTTTATTAAAAAAGAGCGTTTCCCTTCTATGGAGCAGAAAGATGCCACTTTATTTGTTGATTGGAATAGAAATATTAGCATAAATGAAAACCGCACTAGAGTAGAAGTATTTTTGAGTGAGGTAGATTCTTTGACTTCGCAGGTCGCTTGTCAGATTGGAGAACAGTCTTTTGTACTGGATAAAGCTAATCAATTAACTACTTCAGAAGCTTCTGTTTATTTTGCAACTGAATCATCTGATAAAAGGATTCAAATACAAAAACAATTGGCTGAATGGATAAATAAACATTACCCTGAAGCCATTTTTTATTTTACACCTCCGGAATCCATTTTTGAGAAACTCTTTGGTAATAATGAAGCGCCTTTAGAGGTAAGACTTTGGAGTTCTGGAAAGAATTCAATTCCAACTCCGGATCAGTTACAGGAGATTAATCTGGCAATATATGATCAAAGTGGAATGAATTCTACAGAAAAAGTGCCATTACAGGAATATTATGAGATTGTACCTGATTTTGAACGATTAAAGCTGTATGATATTTCTGTTTCTTACCTGACTGATATCCTTAAGAAATCGCTCAATCGTTTATCTATATTTAAATTGCAAAGAGGACAATATACAGTGCCAGTTGTGTTAACCGGAAAGCAAGAAGATTTATATAGTATCATTCAAAGTGTTCGGTTGAATAATTCTTCTAATGGAAGTATTCCTGTTAGTGAATTAGTGTCAGTCCGACGAATTGCCGGTTACAAGTTGATGAAAGGAAGTAAAGATGATGTATATGTTTCTTTAGGATATGATATTGAGGATAGTCAAATAAATGAAGTAACAAATAAGATTGATGACATCGTTAAAAAGTATCCTGATATGCATGTTAAATATACAGGACAATTATTTTCGAACAGAACATTATTTAAGGAATTATTGATTGTTCTGATTGTAGCTTTACTATTACTTTATTTTATTCTTGCCTCTCAGTTTGAATCAATATTACAGCCTTTCATCGTATTTATAGAAATACCAATTGATATTGCCGGAGCGTTATTGTTATTATGGCTTACCGAAAATAGCCTGAATATAATGAGTATGATAGGATTGGTAGTAATGACGGGTATTATTATTAATGACTCCATATTAAAAATTGATACGATTAACCGTTTAGTCAGGGACGGTCATGAAGTAGTGACTGCTATTCATATGGCAGGTCGTAAACGACTTAAGCCAATCATTATGACCAGTGCAACTACAATATTGGCAATGATCCCATTTTTATGGGGAAGTGATATGGGATCAAGGCTTCAACAACCCTTAGCATGGACAATCATTGGTGGTATGACAATTGGAACATTTGTTAGTTTGTTTTTTATTCCTTTGGCTTATTATTACATGCATAATGTTACTAAAAGAATTAGAAGTTAG